DNA sequence from the Nitrososphaerota archaeon genome:
CTTGGTCACAGAATAGATTCTGTTCTCAAAGTTTGCAGTCTTGATTTCTAGCCTGTTTTCAGCGTCTGACTTTCTTGACTTGCTGAGCCTTTCTAACTCGACTAGGGAATCGCCCTTGAAGCCGACTGAAGTGCCAAAGATTGCATCGGTCAGCATTGTTCCATGATCGCCCTTTTTGACATCATCTACTATGCCGTAAAACTTGATTGCCTCTCTTTTTTGGACCGGGGTTCCGGTTGACTTGTTGAATGCGACTGCAATGTACATGCCGTTATTTTTGACTGCGACTGGAACCTTGTGATTTTTGCCAGAGGTGCCAGGAATTGTTTCGTTGATCAAAATATCGCATTTATGGTACATGCTTGCTACATATGCGTAAAATCTAAAGTCGGCAAACTTACCGGCATCATCACTTTCACAGTCGATAAAAATTCTATGCAACATGACAAGGGCAGTGTCGTTCATGCTTTGAAGTCTGTCATCAAGACGACCTCGCTCTAAAAGATTTGAACCGCATTCTTTGGCAATTTTTTTCAATATAAAATCAGGCAGATTGTAGTTTTTCAGTGCGGCAATGTACGAGCCTGCTTGTGACATGCCGAAGCTTGGGAATCCTTTATTGACCATGCATATGACCTCCCTTAGAAATAATACAATGAATCATACCCCGTACCTTATGGTAAAGCTGCTTTTTGCTTATAACTGTTGGGAATAACTAAATTTTCAAACAAAAAAGCCTGATACGATTTATAACTAATTGGTAGGGAATTATTAATTCGTGGAAATAGAGACGACACAAAAACTCGTAACTGATGTCTATGAAAAACTAGAACAAAACATTTCCAAATTTAGAAATGTTGTCAATCGCCCACTTACACTCTCTGAAAAAATCCTTGTAGGACACTTGGCGGAATTTGGCGGAAAAGAGCCGGAGCGAGGAAAGAGCTACGTCTTTTTGAGACCTGACAGAGTAGCACTGCAAGACGTTACGGGGCAAACCGTGATGCTAGAATTCATGCAGGCAGGACTAAAGCAAGTCGCCCTGCCAACCACAGTCCACTGTGATCACCTGATCCAGGCAAGGGTGGGTGCAAAGGAAGACACCAAGCTTGCGATTTATGAAAATAATGAGGTTTACACGTTTTTGGAATCTGCTTCCAAAAAATATGGTGCGGGATTCTGGAAGCCGGGTGCCGGTATCATACACCAAGTGGTGCTGGAAAACTATGCGTTTCCGGGAGGAATGATGATTGGGACCGACTCACACACACCAAACGCTGGAGGCCTTGGAATGGTGGCAGTTGGAGTTGGCGGAATGGATGCAGCAGAAGTGATGGCGGGAATGCCATGGGAGTTGCTATACCCAAAAAGAATAGGGGTATACCTTACGGGACAGATGAGTGGATGGACTGCACCAAAAGACATCATACTCTATGTTGCAGGCCAGCTAACGGTATCTGGCGGAACTAATGCAATTATCGAATATTTCGGCCCAGGAGCCAAGACAATCAGCTGCACAGGAAAAGCAACCATAACAAACATGGGTGCAGAAATTGGCGCTACCTGTTCTATCTTTGAATATGATGAAAAGATGGCAAACTATCTAAGAGCCACCGGCCGAGGACAGCTTGCAGATATTGCAAATCAGCACAAGGATATTCTGACGGAGGATGAAGACGTGGTGAAAAATCCTACGAAATATTTTGACAAGGTGATAATGATTGATCTCTCAAAACTAGAGCCGCACATTGTTGGTCCACACACGCCTGACTTGGCAAGGCCTATCTCAAAACTGGCAGAGGATGTAAAAAAGAACAATTATGTCGATGACATTTCCGTTGCGCTAATTGGTAGCTGTACAAATTCATCATATGAAGACATGTCACGTGCAGCATCCGTTGCAAAGCAGGCAAAACAAAAAGGGGTTAAGTCAAAGATTCCATTATTAGTGACACCTGGCTCTGAGCAAGTCAGAGCAACAATAGAGCGAGACGGGCAAATGCAAATGCTAGATGACATCGGTGCAACTGTGTTGGCAAACGCATGTGGTCCATGCATCGGTCAGTGGAGTAGACCTGAGCTCAAAAACGATAACCCAAATACTATAATCACTTCGTTTAACCGAAATTTCCCTGGACGAAATGACGGAAAACGAAACACTATGAATTTCATTGGAAGTCCTGAGCTGATAATTGCACTATCACTTGGCGGGAGACTGTCGTTTAACCCAATTAATGACGAGTTAACGGCACAAGACGGAACAAAATTCAAGCTGGCGCCACCAGAGATCGCACCCGATGTTCCTAAGGATGGATTCAAGACTGGAGTGGACGTCTATGTTTCGCCATCGCAAAACCCAGATTCCGTTAGTGTGATAATTGATCCAAGCAGCTCAAGACTGCAGAAACTAGAGCCGTTTACTCCATGGGACGGTAATGACTATATCGACTTACCAATAATGGTCAAGGCAAAGGGGAAGTGTACCACTGATCACATTTCACCTGCTGGCGCCTGGCTATCATATCGGGGACACCTGGACAAGCTGAGTGACAACCTCCTTTTGGGGGCGGTAAATGCTTTTTCTGGTGATGTAGGCAAGGGCAAAAACACACTGGATAATATCGTAGAGTCTTTTCCAAGCATTGCAAGAAAATACAAGTCAAAGGGCCTGAAGTGGGTAATAATTGGAGATACCAACTATGGGGAAGGAAGTAGTAGAGAACATGCGGCACTGACTCCAAGGTTTTTGGGATGTGGAGCAGTAATAGCAAAATCATTTGCAAGAATCCACGAGACAAATCTCAAAAAACAAGGACTACTCGCATTGACATTTTCAAATCCTACCGATTATGACAAAATCCAGGAAACAGACCGACTTAGTCTTGTCGACTTGGGCAAGATAGAGCAGGAAAAACCAGTACGATGTATAATAACACACGTAGATGGAAAGAAAGAAGAGATTTACCTATCCCACACATTCAACTCTTCGCAGATTGAATGGTTCAGACAAGGCTCTGCGCTAAACGTTTTACGAAATAAATCAAGATAACGTGGGGCCGACCGGAGTTGAACCGGCGATCTACAGGTCACTGCAGCTCCAAACTCACATCATCTTGTGAAATCAGTTTGGATTGTATTACTTCTGGAGCCTCTAGCGATGACTTTGTCAATCATAGTCGCCTTACCAGGCTGGGCTACGACCCCACGAATTAAACAAATCCAGACTTGGATTTATTCTATCTGGTGCCGTCAAAAAATTAGATTTATTATAAAATCAAAGATTCAATGTGTAATGGCAAAACCCATTCTCATAATAGGTGCGTTGATTCCAGTGATCTTTGCCATTTTGATCGCAATCCCAATGATTATGAACCCACAAATTCCGTTTACTGCTGCAAACGCTGACGATAAAATCAACATAGAGCTGATAAAGTATGATCTCAAAAAAATCTCACTTGGGGTAACTGACAGGCTTGCGCCACAAAAATCCGAAATCCTGACCATATCTGATGATGGCGCATTAAAGTATACTCTGAATGTACCAGATGTTGCGCCAGTGGAGAAGACCATGATCTTACCAAAGGGAAATGTGACCAAAATCACTGCGCTGATAAAAGAGACTGGCTTTATGCAATTACCGATTGACAACATTTCTGCAGATGAATCTCAAACCGAATTTACAAAATTCTCACTCAAAGTAACGCTAAACGGCAAAACAAAACATATCCAGTGGGCAGAACAAAATACCACATCAACATTTGTTCCACCACTGATATCAAGGTTGGAGCTAGAACTTGAACAGCTCATTGATTATGTAGAAAAGAACTGACCACAATCAACTACACCCTATCATCTTTCCAACATGCGTATTTCTAACACTCTGATTTCATCTTCTAAAATCATCCCTGTCATATTCAATAGGCTTTTGTTTTGCCATTATTTTCTTTACGGACATTTTGCCTAAAATATTATGTCGCGAATTACATGTCACAAACATGTGTTAAAAGCCCACAAGTAAAACGGAACCTCTGCGTGAATCGTAGACAATTGCTAGTGATCTGCGCACGCAAAACTTTAGTGGTAATTATATTGCACATTTCCCTATTCCTATAAATAAGCAAAATTAGCTAATGTCTTTATGATTCCACTATCCGGTGACCTACCAAGCGCAAAGGGTAAAGTGAGTGAGCGAGTAGGTGCATCTTCCAGAGTACGTGGAACATCCACACTCAAACGCGGATTTGCACACATGCTCAAAAATGGTGTAGTCATGGATGTCACAACAGTAGAGCAGGCCCAAATAGCAGAAGAAGCTGGAGCCGTCTCTGTAATGGTTTTAGACAAACTTCCGTCCGATGTGCGAAAGGCAGGAGGAGTTGCAAGAACTGCAAGCATACGAGTAATAGAGGAAATAATGGACGCAGTGACAATACCCGTCATGGCAAAGTGCAGAATAGGTCATGTGTATGAAGCTCGTGTACTAGAAGAGACAAACGTGGACATGATTGATGAATCCGAAGTGCTAACACCAGCTGACGAAACTCATCACATCTGGAAATGGGACTTTACAACTCCGTTTGTCAATGGTGCAAGATCCTTGGCAGAGGCATTGCGGAGAATAGAGGAAGGTGCCGCAATGATTAGGACCAAGGGAGAGCCTGGAACTGGAAATGTTGCAGAAGCAGTAACACATATCAAAAAAGTAAATGACGAATTACGATTAATCAAATCAGTTTATGACTCTGGGGATCACCAGGATCTGGTCAGAATTGCAAGAGAATTCAAAGTATCATATGATCTGGTGGAACAAACTGCACGTGTTGGCAGATTACCAGTTGTGAATTTTGCAGCAGGCGGAATTGCAACACCAGCAGATGCTGCCTATCTTATGTCACTGGGATGTGACGGAATCTTTGTTGGCTCTGGTATATTTAAAGCGGAAGATGCCAAAGAGCGAGCGTTAGCAATTGTACTTGCAACTACATTTTGGGAAGATGCAGACAAGGTCAAAGAGGCCCAGAGAATGATAGATGAGCGACAATCAATCCTGGGACTTGATGTCAAAAATCTCGAAATGCGAATGCAAGAGCGTGGTAGTACGGCATGAGCGTAAATGTTGGCGTTTTGGGAATTCAAGGAGATGTTGCAGAAAATATTGCGGCAACTCGAGCAGCTCTAGGACGAGCAGGAATCAAAGGTATCGTGCGACAGGTAAAGACATCATTAGAGATTTCAAAGCTGGACGCGTTGATATTGCCAGGGGGCGAGAGCACCATGATGGGACAAATGACACTAGTCAACGGGGCAATAAAGACAATCAAGGACAAAATCCAAAAAGGAATGCCTGTATTTGGAATATGCGCAGGCCTGATTTT
Encoded proteins:
- a CDS encoding aconitate hydratase, producing MEIETTQKLVTDVYEKLEQNISKFRNVVNRPLTLSEKILVGHLAEFGGKEPERGKSYVFLRPDRVALQDVTGQTVMLEFMQAGLKQVALPTTVHCDHLIQARVGAKEDTKLAIYENNEVYTFLESASKKYGAGFWKPGAGIIHQVVLENYAFPGGMMIGTDSHTPNAGGLGMVAVGVGGMDAAEVMAGMPWELLYPKRIGVYLTGQMSGWTAPKDIILYVAGQLTVSGGTNAIIEYFGPGAKTISCTGKATITNMGAEIGATCSIFEYDEKMANYLRATGRGQLADIANQHKDILTEDEDVVKNPTKYFDKVIMIDLSKLEPHIVGPHTPDLARPISKLAEDVKKNNYVDDISVALIGSCTNSSYEDMSRAASVAKQAKQKGVKSKIPLLVTPGSEQVRATIERDGQMQMLDDIGATVLANACGPCIGQWSRPELKNDNPNTIITSFNRNFPGRNDGKRNTMNFIGSPELIIALSLGGRLSFNPINDELTAQDGTKFKLAPPEIAPDVPKDGFKTGVDVYVSPSQNPDSVSVIIDPSSSRLQKLEPFTPWDGNDYIDLPIMVKAKGKCTTDHISPAGAWLSYRGHLDKLSDNLLLGAVNAFSGDVGKGKNTLDNIVESFPSIARKYKSKGLKWVIIGDTNYGEGSSREHAALTPRFLGCGAVIAKSFARIHETNLKKQGLLALTFSNPTDYDKIQETDRLSLVDLGKIEQEKPVRCIITHVDGKKEEIYLSHTFNSSQIEWFRQGSALNVLRNKSR
- the pdxS gene encoding pyridoxal 5'-phosphate synthase lyase subunit PdxS, coding for MIPLSGDLPSAKGKVSERVGASSRVRGTSTLKRGFAHMLKNGVVMDVTTVEQAQIAEEAGAVSVMVLDKLPSDVRKAGGVARTASIRVIEEIMDAVTIPVMAKCRIGHVYEARVLEETNVDMIDESEVLTPADETHHIWKWDFTTPFVNGARSLAEALRRIEEGAAMIRTKGEPGTGNVAEAVTHIKKVNDELRLIKSVYDSGDHQDLVRIAREFKVSYDLVEQTARVGRLPVVNFAAGGIATPADAAYLMSLGCDGIFVGSGIFKAEDAKERALAIVLATTFWEDADKVKEAQRMIDERQSILGLDVKNLEMRMQERGSTA